A part of Syntrophorhabdaceae bacterium genomic DNA contains:
- a CDS encoding molybdopterin-dependent oxidoreductase, translating to MIFEKDMERRKFIQLVSAFGVSCLIPFSLDAKEAQRILDNEDREGFYIRFIKPIKPVDPAKWVLKVSGLCENPQSFNLAAVKKLLKDTQVSRMKCVESWSSKAKWGGFRAKTLFDVVKPKKQARFLYFYAADDYYEYIPLGELLKPRVLFVYEMDNAPLPDIHGGPLRLIMPSKYGYKSVKTIVSLEFVEKEGTGYWSKFGYSRDATIQPGTDHALDLKEY from the coding sequence ATGATCTTTGAAAAGGACATGGAAAGGCGTAAATTTATACAGCTCGTCAGCGCCTTCGGTGTATCCTGTCTCATCCCCTTCTCGTTAGATGCAAAAGAGGCGCAGCGCATACTCGACAACGAGGACAGGGAAGGCTTTTACATACGGTTCATCAAGCCCATAAAGCCTGTTGACCCTGCAAAGTGGGTATTGAAGGTCAGCGGGTTGTGTGAGAATCCGCAGAGCTTCAATCTCGCGGCAGTCAAAAAACTCTTAAAAGATACCCAGGTATCGCGGATGAAATGCGTGGAGTCCTGGTCGAGCAAGGCAAAATGGGGTGGATTTCGGGCAAAGACGCTCTTTGATGTTGTAAAACCTAAAAAACAGGCAAGGTTTCTCTATTTTTATGCTGCAGACGATTATTATGAGTATATTCCCCTCGGGGAACTGTTAAAACCGCGGGTCCTCTTTGTCTACGAGATGGATAACGCTCCTCTGCCGGATATCCATGGCGGGCCCCTCCGGTTGATCATGCCGTCGAAATACGGCTATAAGAGCGTCAAAACCATTGTGAGCCTTGAATTTGTGGAGAAAGAAGGCACAGGATACTGGTCAAAGTTCGGGTACTCACGGGATGCAACGATACAGCCCGGCACAGATCACGCCCTCGATCTGAAGGAATAC
- a CDS encoding DUF362 domain-containing protein, protein MKRRDFLKVAIGSCLFGGISCEVFAQGTSVVALAEGQDYGAITRNVISALGGMRSFVKPGNTVVVKPNIGWDRKPEYAATTHPLVVKAVVEECVKAGAKRVKVFDIPCNDPRRCYENSGIQDILKGLKNVEMKHVERERFRNTKINGAFLKEWELYDEALSADVLINVPIAKHHGLTRLTLGLKNMMGIMGGNRGYIHRNMDDALADINRTVRSHLTIIDATRILLDHGPQGGSLKDV, encoded by the coding sequence ATGAAAAGAAGGGATTTTCTGAAGGTTGCCATTGGTTCATGCCTGTTCGGCGGGATATCCTGCGAGGTGTTCGCCCAGGGGACTTCCGTCGTCGCGCTTGCTGAAGGACAGGACTACGGGGCAATCACGAGAAACGTTATCTCTGCGCTCGGCGGCATGCGGAGTTTCGTAAAGCCCGGGAACACCGTCGTCGTCAAACCGAATATCGGCTGGGACAGAAAACCGGAATACGCCGCTACCACCCACCCTCTTGTCGTAAAGGCAGTCGTTGAAGAATGCGTAAAGGCAGGGGCAAAAAGGGTAAAGGTATTTGATATTCCCTGTAATGACCCCCGGAGGTGTTATGAGAACAGCGGCATCCAGGACATCCTGAAGGGTCTGAAAAATGTGGAGATGAAACACGTCGAGCGGGAACGTTTCAGGAACACAAAGATCAATGGCGCCTTCCTCAAAGAATGGGAGCTCTACGATGAGGCGCTGTCCGCGGATGTCCTGATCAATGTCCCTATCGCGAAACACCACGGGCTGACGAGATTAACGCTGGGGCTGAAGAATATGATGGGTATAATGGGCGGAAACAGGGGATATATCCACCGGAACATGGACGACGCCCTCGCTGATATAAATCGCACTGTCAGGAGCCACCTTACGATCATCGATGCCACGAGGATACTCCTCGATCATGGTCCCCAGGGAGGCAGCCTGAAAGACGT
- a CDS encoding DUF763 domain-containing protein — translation MKRSVTSLPLHYGKAPPWLFQKMKRFSAALTEIILFEFGPQEFLARIADPVWFQAFGCAAGFDWHSSGLTTTLCGALKEGIALLGEDIPLAVCGGKAKRAINTPAEIEQYGEKWGTDTRYLTSLSRLCAKIDNAAIQDGYNLYHHTFIFTTKGEWAIIQQGMNGEKKDARRYQWLSRDNLDLTSDPHTGITCNDRGDVLNFVAGESGSARDAAVDFTRENPDTMIRMWKDIALTMPERHYISAKDVNEKRLYKAFRTLHESQSEDFKDLIQVQGVGPRTISALALIAELVYQAPPSFRDPARFSFAHGGKDGHPFPVDKKTYEHSIDFLQTCIDRAKIGDREKLDALKRLSTL, via the coding sequence ATGAAACGTTCCGTCACTTCACTCCCACTCCATTACGGGAAGGCCCCTCCCTGGCTCTTTCAAAAAATGAAGCGTTTCTCCGCTGCCCTGACGGAGATTATTCTCTTCGAATTCGGACCGCAGGAGTTCCTGGCCAGGATAGCAGACCCGGTCTGGTTTCAGGCCTTTGGTTGCGCAGCCGGTTTTGACTGGCACAGCAGCGGCCTGACCACGACACTCTGCGGGGCGCTCAAAGAAGGGATCGCCCTTCTCGGTGAAGACATACCCCTGGCGGTCTGCGGCGGAAAGGCAAAACGGGCAATTAATACACCCGCGGAGATAGAACAATACGGGGAAAAATGGGGAACTGATACCCGGTATCTCACGTCGTTAAGCCGCCTCTGTGCAAAGATCGACAATGCAGCAATACAGGACGGATACAACCTGTATCACCATACCTTTATCTTTACGACGAAAGGTGAATGGGCAATCATCCAGCAGGGGATGAACGGGGAGAAGAAGGATGCACGACGCTATCAGTGGCTGTCAAGGGATAACCTCGATCTTACATCGGACCCCCATACAGGTATCACCTGTAACGATAGGGGCGATGTCCTTAATTTTGTTGCAGGAGAAAGCGGCAGCGCGAGGGATGCTGCCGTAGATTTCACGAGAGAGAACCCCGATACCATGATCAGGATGTGGAAAGATATTGCCCTCACTATGCCTGAGCGTCATTATATCTCTGCAAAGGATGTAAACGAGAAACGCCTCTATAAGGCATTCAGGACCCTTCATGAGTCACAGTCTGAAGATTTTAAAGATCTCATCCAGGTACAGGGTGTGGGACCGCGAACCATTTCAGCCCTTGCCCTTATCGCTGAGCTCGTCTATCAGGCACCTCCAAGCTTCAGGGACCCCGCTCGTTTCAGTTTTGCCCACGGCGGTAAAGACGGGCATCCCTTCCCTGTCGATAAAAAGACCTATGAACATTCGATAGATTTTCTGCAAACCTGCATAGACAGGGCAAAGATCGGCGACAGGGAGAAACTCGATGCGTTAAAGAGGCTGTCAACGCTGTAA
- a CDS encoding class I SAM-dependent methyltransferase: LDGQRPHWDSKLLDIPDMFGRGPSETARIASEIFHRDGARSILELGGGQGRDTVFFAENGFSVHVIDYSESGIRLIRERAENIGLSGLVMASVHDVRLPLPFPDRSFDGCFAHMLYCMALTTAELEFLAGEVRRILKPGGFHVYTVRNTKDPHYGKGAQHGEDIYEMNGFIVHYFSRKKIDDLAKGYVVVNVEECEESRLPKKLFRVTLRKSV, translated from the coding sequence CCTTGACGGGCAGCGCCCCCACTGGGACAGCAAACTTTTAGATATCCCCGATATGTTCGGCCGGGGTCCAAGCGAAACAGCACGAATCGCCAGCGAAATTTTTCATAGAGATGGTGCCAGAAGTATCCTTGAGCTCGGAGGAGGGCAGGGAAGAGATACGGTGTTTTTTGCAGAGAATGGTTTTTCAGTCCATGTGATTGATTACTCGGAAAGCGGCATCCGTCTAATACGTGAAAGGGCGGAAAATATTGGTCTTTCGGGATTGGTGATGGCCAGTGTCCATGATGTGCGACTCCCCCTGCCTTTTCCCGACCGGTCCTTTGATGGGTGTTTCGCGCACATGCTTTATTGTATGGCCCTCACAACTGCCGAACTCGAGTTTCTCGCCGGCGAGGTCCGGAGGATTTTGAAGCCCGGTGGGTTTCATGTTTACACTGTCAGAAATACTAAAGACCCGCATTATGGAAAGGGCGCTCAACATGGAGAAGACATATATGAGATGAACGGGTTTATTGTCCATTACTTCAGCAGAAAGAAAATAGACGATCTCGCGAAAGGTTATGTGGTTGTCAACGTTGAAGAATGTGAAGAGTCGAGACTCCCAAAAAAACTTTTCAGGGTCACGCTGCGGAAGAGCGTGTAA